In uncultured Ilyobacter sp., a genomic segment contains:
- a CDS encoding DMT family transporter produces MKENNNSTCIGSIKSILDKNIMVISSIFFSGAFIAGKFSIMEFPVFSLTFFRFLIASVILFLIMHFRGENLKISKSEIPHVIVLSLLGMVGYHLFFFTALKYTSSVNTSLIAASNPIMTTVLASIFLKERVSLKAAFGIVISFIGVAVIVTNGSYEVLKNMNFNIGDLYMLIAVLSFSCYFILLKNVLSRIPPMKLTAYVFLFCVLILLPAVIIENPASYMGSVTIKGWGSLLYMATFASVIAYMLQQVSVKRIGPSKTSLYINLIPLFSMIMAYFILGEKITIQKILAAAMIISGVIITLKSKNVSK; encoded by the coding sequence ATGAAAGAAAATAATAACAGCACATGCATAGGATCAATAAAATCAATTTTAGATAAAAATATAATGGTGATATCCTCTATATTTTTTTCTGGAGCCTTTATTGCCGGGAAATTTTCCATAATGGAGTTCCCTGTTTTCTCCCTAACATTTTTCAGATTTTTAATTGCAAGTGTCATTCTTTTCTTGATCATGCATTTCAGAGGGGAAAATCTAAAAATATCCAAATCAGAGATACCTCATGTAATAGTACTGTCTCTTCTCGGAATGGTAGGTTATCACCTGTTTTTTTTCACTGCACTAAAATACACATCTAGTGTAAATACATCTCTTATTGCAGCTTCAAACCCTATAATGACAACAGTTCTAGCATCGATTTTTCTAAAGGAAAGGGTTTCACTAAAAGCCGCCTTTGGTATAGTCATATCCTTTATAGGGGTTGCCGTCATAGTTACTAACGGTTCATATGAAGTCTTAAAGAATATGAATTTTAACATTGGAGACCTTTATATGCTAATAGCGGTATTGTCTTTCTCCTGTTATTTCATACTTCTAAAAAATGTCCTGAGCAGGATTCCCCCTATGAAGCTTACAGCTTATGTTTTTCTATTTTGTGTTTTGATTCTTCTCCCTGCTGTAATAATCGAAAACCCAGCTTCTTATATGGGGTCAGTTACAATAAAAGGTTGGGGAAGTCTTTTATACATGGCGACTTTTGCCTCTGTTATAGCCTATATGCTCCAACAAGTTTCAGTAAAGAGAATCGGACCTTCAAAGACATCTTTGTATATAAATCTTATCCCACTTTTTTCAATGATAATGGCTTATTTTATTTTAGGGGAAAAAATTACAATTCAAAAGATACTGGCTGCCGCCATGATCATCTCTGGGGTCATAATCACATTAAAAAGCAAAAATGTTTCCAAATAA
- a CDS encoding response regulator codes for MKKVLIVEDDPMVAMINKKYVDSFEGFTVTDCVSKRKDFFDILSTREIDLIIMDVYMPGKSGLELLKEMRELGYTTDVVMVTAANSVKEVKKAFAYGVVDYLIKPFEFERLKEALEKYEARSVVFSERENFQQNEIDKLYTSESIEEELPKGIQSRTLNKIMSLMENEEYEKVWTIKELSERLMISGVTIKKYLDFLEKNEKIRATLFHGQRGRPEYRYRFMG; via the coding sequence GTGAAAAAAGTTCTGATAGTTGAAGATGACCCCATGGTAGCTATGATAAATAAAAAATATGTAGATTCATTTGAAGGGTTTACTGTAACTGACTGTGTCAGTAAAAGAAAGGATTTTTTTGACATCCTATCTACCAGAGAGATAGACCTTATAATAATGGATGTGTATATGCCGGGTAAAAGCGGGCTAGAACTCCTAAAAGAAATGAGGGAGCTAGGATATACGACAGATGTGGTAATGGTAACGGCAGCAAACAGTGTGAAAGAGGTAAAAAAAGCCTTTGCCTACGGGGTTGTGGATTACCTTATAAAACCCTTTGAATTTGAGAGGCTGAAAGAGGCCCTTGAAAAGTATGAGGCGAGGTCGGTGGTTTTTTCCGAGAGAGAAAATTTTCAGCAAAATGAGATAGATAAACTTTATACCAGTGAGAGTATAGAGGAGGAACTTCCTAAGGGGATACAAAGTAGAACCTTAAATAAAATAATGAGCCTTATGGAAAATGAGGAATACGAAAAGGTTTGGACAATAAAGGAGCTTTCTGAAAGGCTTATGATAAGTGGAGTTACCATAAAAAAATATCTAGATTTCCTTGAAAAAAATGAAAAAATAAGGGCTACCTTGTTTCACGGACAAAGGGGCAGGCCTGAATACAGATATAGGTTTATGGGGTAG
- a CDS encoding SLC13 family permease: protein MVVSALGAIIGLALAIVLIIRKHNPAYSLILGALIGGLAGGANLPETVSLMVEGAKGITPAVLRIITAGILAGVLIESGAAGKIAETIIEKLGEKKALLALALATMILTGVGVFVDVAVITVSPIALAIGKRLNLSKLSILLAMIGGGKSGNIISPNPNTIAASQNFGVELSSLMGANIVPAMFGLIITCFLAKSLVEKGEKVSESDEHEIERELPSFFSAIIGPIVTIVLLALRPLAGISVDPLIALPMGGIVGCIAMGKHAHLKTYMQYGLSKMTGVAILLMGTGTVAGIIKNSTLKDVTLGLIEKSGLPEFLLAPISGALMSAATASTTAGTTVASATFGAAITAAGIKALYGAAMVHAGATVLDHLPHGSFFHATAGCTSTRLEERFKLLPYETAVGFTLALASTIIYGVIL, encoded by the coding sequence GCCATAGTATTGATAATAAGAAAGCATAATCCGGCTTATAGTCTTATATTAGGAGCGTTAATTGGTGGATTGGCAGGAGGAGCAAACCTTCCTGAGACAGTATCGTTGATGGTAGAAGGTGCAAAAGGGATAACCCCTGCAGTACTTAGAATAATCACAGCAGGTATTTTGGCCGGAGTTCTTATAGAATCTGGAGCAGCAGGAAAAATAGCAGAAACTATTATAGAAAAACTCGGAGAGAAGAAAGCTCTACTTGCCCTAGCTCTTGCTACAATGATCCTTACTGGTGTAGGAGTATTTGTAGATGTAGCGGTAATAACCGTGTCTCCAATAGCACTAGCTATCGGTAAAAGACTAAATCTTTCTAAACTTTCGATCCTTTTAGCAATGATAGGTGGAGGAAAGTCCGGAAACATAATTTCTCCTAATCCAAATACAATAGCAGCTTCACAAAATTTTGGAGTGGAATTGTCATCTCTTATGGGGGCAAACATAGTTCCTGCTATGTTTGGACTTATCATAACTTGCTTCTTGGCAAAGAGTTTAGTTGAAAAAGGTGAAAAAGTTTCTGAATCAGATGAACATGAGATTGAAAGAGAATTACCATCATTTTTTTCGGCGATAATTGGTCCGATAGTGACAATAGTACTGTTAGCTCTAAGACCTTTAGCCGGTATTTCTGTTGATCCTTTGATTGCCCTTCCTATGGGAGGAATTGTAGGATGTATAGCAATGGGTAAGCATGCTCATCTGAAAACATATATGCAGTATGGACTGTCTAAAATGACAGGAGTGGCAATTCTTCTAATGGGTACAGGAACTGTAGCAGGGATAATTAAAAATTCGACTCTTAAAGACGTAACTTTAGGGCTTATAGAAAAGTCAGGACTTCCTGAATTTCTTCTTGCTCCCATATCTGGAGCATTGATGTCGGCAGCCACAGCATCTACGACAGCAGGAACAACGGTGGCATCTGCTACTTTTGGTGCAGCTATTACTGCAGCAGGGATAAAAGCTTTATACGGAGCCGCAATGGTTCATGCAGGAGCTACAGTACTAGATCACCTACCACATGGTTCATTTTTCCATGCTACAGCAGGTTGTACCAGTACAAGATTAGAAGAAAGATTTAAACTTTTACCCTATGAAACGGCTGTAGGATTTACACTTGCTTTGGCTTCAACAATTATATACGGAGTAATTCTTTAA
- a CDS encoding YhdH/YhfP family quinone oxidoreductase yields the protein MQKFRAVRIFEEDGKFIKKIVERDISDLPEGEVLIKVKYSSLNYKDALSCIGNKGITRKFPHTPGIDAAGIVVESKSEEFKEGDEVLAIGYDLGMNTDGGFGEYIRVPADWVVKRAEKLSLKEAMIYGTAGYTAGQSVYELVTSGVKPEDGEILISGATGGVGSHSVRFLSKLGYDVVAVVNGEAEEKAALAMGAKRVISREEALDDSGKPLLSQKWAGAIDTVGGVTLSTMVRSIKFGGTVTTCGNVTGAEMPGITVFPFILRAVKLIGIASAYSSKERRRIVWEKLADEWKSDKLQMGIKEVGIDGILKEVDNMLDAKLVGRVILAHE from the coding sequence ATGCAAAAGTTCAGAGCAGTAAGGATATTTGAAGAAGATGGTAAATTTATAAAAAAGATAGTTGAGAGGGATATATCAGATCTTCCAGAGGGGGAAGTGCTGATAAAGGTAAAATACTCATCATTAAACTACAAAGATGCTCTTTCGTGCATTGGGAATAAGGGTATAACTAGAAAATTCCCACATACCCCAGGAATAGACGCAGCTGGGATAGTTGTAGAATCTAAATCTGAGGAATTTAAAGAAGGAGACGAGGTCTTGGCAATAGGCTATGATCTGGGAATGAATACAGATGGAGGTTTCGGAGAATATATAAGAGTTCCTGCTGACTGGGTTGTAAAAAGAGCAGAAAAATTAAGTTTAAAGGAAGCTATGATATACGGAACTGCAGGTTATACAGCAGGGCAGTCAGTGTACGAACTTGTCACTTCTGGAGTTAAACCTGAAGATGGAGAGATACTGATAAGTGGTGCTACAGGAGGTGTAGGAAGCCATTCAGTGAGATTTCTGTCAAAACTGGGATATGATGTAGTGGCCGTTGTGAACGGTGAAGCTGAGGAAAAAGCAGCCCTTGCCATGGGAGCTAAGAGAGTCATATCAAGGGAAGAGGCCTTAGATGACAGTGGAAAACCTCTGCTTAGTCAAAAATGGGCAGGAGCAATAGACACTGTGGGAGGTGTTACACTTTCTACTATGGTGAGATCGATAAAATTCGGTGGGACTGTGACCACCTGCGGAAATGTCACAGGAGCCGAGATGCCTGGGATAACTGTATTTCCATTTATCTTGAGGGCTGTAAAACTTATTGGTATAGCTTCTGCTTACTCATCTAAAGAGAGAAGGAGAATAGTGTGGGAAAAACTGGCAGATGAATGGAAAAGTGATAAACTTCAGATGGGAATAAAAGAGGTCGGCATCGACGGAATACTTAAAGAGGTTGATAACATGCTTGATGCAAAACTTGTGGGAAGAGTAATATTAGCACATGAATAA
- the dusB gene encoding tRNA dihydrouridine synthase DusB codes for MMKIYVAPMAGVTDYTYRRIMKEFHPDLLFTEMVSVNAVEMANNKTINKMLRLLPDDAVQIFGKDIEIMKNSAKYVENLGVKHIDVNMGCPVPKIVKNGYGSAMLEDPEHARKMMLELRESLKPETGLSMKIRIGYKNHKNPLEFAKIAQEAGCEHITIHGRTKEQMYSGTANWDVIKDVKSQVNIPVIGNGDIFTPEDAYQKAMYSKVDGVMLARGIYGNPWLIRQVREMFEEGKVTTIPTAEDKVDMAVKHVKYAREDHPDRGFYFEIRKHLCWYIKGLKNSTHVKNLINRSESYEEILEILENLRKANI; via the coding sequence ATAATGAAGATTTATGTGGCACCTATGGCCGGTGTGACTGATTATACATATAGAAGAATAATGAAGGAGTTTCATCCTGACCTGTTGTTTACAGAGATGGTCAGTGTAAATGCAGTGGAGATGGCCAACAACAAAACTATAAATAAGATGCTTAGACTACTGCCAGACGATGCAGTGCAGATTTTTGGAAAAGATATAGAGATAATGAAAAACAGTGCAAAATATGTAGAAAATCTCGGGGTCAAACATATAGATGTGAATATGGGGTGCCCGGTACCTAAAATAGTGAAAAACGGATATGGATCTGCCATGCTAGAAGATCCAGAGCACGCGAGGAAAATGATGTTAGAACTTCGTGAATCTCTGAAGCCTGAAACAGGATTATCTATGAAGATAAGAATAGGCTATAAAAATCATAAAAACCCTCTGGAGTTTGCAAAAATAGCCCAAGAGGCTGGATGTGAGCATATAACTATTCACGGGAGAACAAAAGAGCAGATGTATTCTGGAACTGCAAACTGGGATGTGATAAAAGATGTGAAATCCCAAGTGAATATTCCTGTAATAGGGAACGGAGATATATTTACACCTGAAGATGCCTACCAAAAGGCCATGTACTCAAAGGTAGACGGTGTGATGCTTGCTAGAGGGATATATGGTAATCCCTGGCTTATAAGACAAGTGAGAGAAATGTTTGAAGAGGGAAAGGTAACAACTATTCCTACTGCTGAAGACAAGGTAGACATGGCAGTAAAACATGTGAAATATGCCAGAGAAGACCACCCAGACAGAGGGTTTTATTTTGAGATAAGAAAACATTTATGCTGGTATATAAAGGGATTAAAAAATTCAACTCACGTAAAGAACCTCATAAACAGATCAGAATCTTATGAGGAAATTCTTGAAATACTGGAAAATCTGAGAAAAGCAAATATTTAA
- the pykF gene encoding pyruvate kinase PykF — protein sequence MKKTKIVCTIGPKSESKEMLTNLVNAGMNVMRLNFSHGNYEEHGERIKTMREVNQETGARVAILLDTKGPEIRTIKLEDGKDVTLEAGQEFTITTDKSVVGNKNIVAVTYEGIAKDLKEGDTVLVDDGLIELTVKSVSDEEVKCLVNNTGELGENKGINLPGTSVQLPALSEKDKGDLKFGCDQKVDFVAASFIRKADDVREVRRVLDENGGEDIKIISKIENQEGVDNFDEILELSDGIMVARGDLGVEIPVEEVPFAQKMMIDKCNEIGKMVITATQMLDSMIKNPRPTRAEAGDVANAIIDGTDAVMLSGETAKGKYPVEAVEIMAQIAEKTDSMIPAYDMDFEGEISITEAVAKGTVDAAEVLNAKLIAVGTQSGRSARALRKYFPTAHILALTNNSKAANQLALSRGVESFVGKNVMTLDEFYAVVEEEAVAKGLAKSGDIIVATCGEEVFKVGTTNSFKVIVVK from the coding sequence TTGAAGAAAACGAAAATAGTATGTACGATAGGTCCTAAATCAGAAAGTAAAGAGATGCTTACAAATCTTGTTAATGCAGGTATGAACGTTATGAGACTTAATTTTTCCCATGGAAACTATGAAGAGCATGGTGAAAGAATCAAGACTATGAGAGAAGTAAATCAAGAAACAGGAGCTAGAGTGGCTATTCTTTTAGACACTAAAGGGCCTGAGATCAGAACTATAAAGTTAGAAGACGGAAAAGACGTAACTCTTGAAGCAGGACAAGAATTTACAATTACAACTGATAAAAGTGTTGTAGGTAATAAAAACATTGTTGCAGTTACTTATGAAGGAATCGCTAAAGACCTTAAAGAAGGGGATACAGTACTTGTAGATGACGGTCTTATAGAACTTACTGTAAAATCAGTATCAGACGAGGAAGTTAAGTGTCTTGTAAACAACACAGGAGAACTTGGAGAGAATAAAGGAATAAACCTTCCTGGAACATCTGTTCAACTTCCTGCTCTTTCTGAAAAAGATAAAGGCGACCTTAAATTTGGTTGTGATCAAAAAGTGGATTTCGTAGCTGCATCTTTCATCAGAAAAGCAGATGACGTAAGAGAAGTGAGAAGAGTCCTAGATGAAAATGGCGGAGAGGACATAAAAATAATCTCTAAAATAGAAAATCAAGAGGGTGTGGACAATTTTGACGAGATCTTAGAATTATCTGACGGAATAATGGTTGCCAGAGGAGATCTAGGGGTAGAAATTCCAGTGGAGGAAGTTCCATTTGCTCAGAAAATGATGATAGATAAGTGTAACGAGATCGGGAAAATGGTAATAACTGCAACTCAGATGCTAGATTCTATGATCAAAAACCCAAGACCTACAAGAGCAGAGGCTGGAGACGTAGCCAATGCAATAATCGACGGTACAGATGCAGTAATGCTTTCTGGAGAAACAGCCAAAGGTAAATACCCTGTAGAAGCGGTAGAGATAATGGCGCAGATAGCTGAAAAAACAGACTCAATGATCCCTGCATATGACATGGACTTCGAAGGAGAGATAAGCATAACAGAGGCCGTAGCAAAGGGAACTGTAGACGCGGCAGAGGTACTAAATGCAAAACTTATAGCTGTAGGAACTCAGAGTGGAAGATCGGCAAGAGCCCTTAGAAAATATTTCCCGACTGCTCACATACTGGCTCTTACAAACAACTCAAAGGCTGCGAATCAGCTTGCTCTTTCAAGAGGAGTAGAGTCTTTTGTTGGGAAGAATGTAATGACTTTAGACGAATTCTATGCAGTAGTAGAAGAAGAGGCAGTAGCTAAAGGACTTGCAAAAAGTGGAGATATAATTGTAGCGACTTGTGGAGAAGAAGTATTCAAGGTGGGAACTACAAACTCATTTAAAGTTATAGTTGTAAAGTAA
- a CDS encoding ATP-binding protein translates to MEKELILENIKEGLIALNSNDEIEYMNKSALYILRDNDREKVGRALINFAKKRVPYYNREFILCNKRIFINLVPVIKEDHYMGSVITFVDQNEMNSVAREITGIDQVINSLRASVHEFKNKLHVVMGFIQMKEYKEAKDYIMKLQQEENKNFSLVSSVEDHYINAVLLSKGSIARENRIDFKIENASNLFEKHGAISSDDLVVIVGNLVDNAFEACMIFGESENQVKILLDEDESRIRIEVFDNGIEISDDMKKSIFKRGITTKGKGRGSGLSLVKDKVGLYNGFVEVIEENSGKRFVVELSKEGEM, encoded by the coding sequence TTGGAAAAAGAGTTGATCCTTGAAAATATAAAAGAGGGGCTGATAGCCTTGAACTCAAATGATGAAATAGAGTATATGAATAAAAGCGCCCTTTATATATTGAGGGACAATGACAGGGAAAAAGTCGGCAGGGCCCTTATAAACTTTGCAAAAAAAAGAGTTCCATATTACAACAGGGAGTTTATACTGTGTAATAAAAGAATATTTATAAATCTCGTCCCCGTAATAAAAGAAGATCACTATATGGGATCTGTAATAACTTTTGTGGATCAAAATGAGATGAACAGTGTAGCTAGGGAGATAACAGGAATAGACCAGGTGATAAACAGTCTGAGAGCCAGTGTCCATGAGTTTAAGAATAAACTTCATGTGGTCATGGGGTTTATTCAGATGAAGGAATATAAAGAGGCAAAAGACTATATAATGAAGCTTCAGCAAGAGGAAAACAAGAATTTTTCACTGGTAAGTTCGGTAGAGGATCATTATATAAATGCCGTCTTACTATCTAAGGGAAGTATAGCCAGAGAAAATAGGATAGATTTCAAGATTGAAAATGCCTCGAATCTATTTGAAAAACACGGGGCAATATCAAGTGATGATCTCGTTGTAATAGTGGGAAACCTTGTAGACAATGCATTTGAGGCCTGTATGATATTTGGGGAGTCTGAAAACCAGGTGAAAATACTCCTTGATGAAGATGAGTCTAGGATCCGTATAGAGGTCTTTGATAACGGAATAGAGATTTCTGATGATATGAAAAAAAGTATATTTAAAAGGGGAATAACGACAAAGGGTAAAGGAAGAGGTTCAGGTCTTAGTCTTGTAAAGGACAAGGTTGGGTTATATAATGGATTTGTAGAGGTTATAGAGGAAAATAGTGGAAAAAGATTTGTAGTAGAGCTGTCAAAGGAAGGTGAGATGTGA
- a CDS encoding bifunctional diguanylate cyclase/phosphodiesterase — translation MIKDYISFLKKLRSPILLALLGFVIYISLSITHMERQLLKNIDLQLLTAAQNIKYYVGEDYVTKDINETTYSKEEIIDKGALLDSIAKKTEIDYLYILVKKENDIRYALMSDLLDELIENPTAYYWLSLKDAQDDSYLLTSETFGKDEPVFLNSTDKWDSYRSVYLPQISSDGTPYIAGADITISHLRKNVISWLVLGAFRSLIFLTLSLPLICAFMRLKKENIATKNKIINLNEMDHLTKTFNRNKGLEILENIIKKDNLQDSPVSLCLVDIQNLAHINNKLGIAAGDKLIKIVGNILSSNFRKTDAVVRFEGDKFIVILKGCKANCRAALIKSLQNRLSLFNTSNKKNYYLKLHMLFCAYKGETAQEFIEKAFHQLNLHKKKQSTTDAIIQEEIIDGLNRNEFRTFFQPKVFTREKQIEFEALIRWFHPKKGLIPPDKFIPISEKSFVIHNLTKKVLKDAVDFSQKTNTKVSVNISPVVFQNPNFSKEIREILNTREIAELIVLEITEGIALDNFKVAVNKMKELNGIGVEFSIDDFGIGYSSLSYLEKLPIAELKIDKLFVRNIHTDKINPLIINFVVKVGKISGFKVIAEGVETEDHIKTLTSLGCHNFQGYYFDKPQSAEVIYEKYSSPFYLNMIENLKR, via the coding sequence ATGATAAAGGATTATATCTCATTTTTAAAAAAACTTCGCTCCCCTATACTTTTAGCACTTTTAGGCTTTGTAATCTACATCTCCCTATCTATTACCCATATGGAAAGACAGCTACTAAAAAATATCGACCTTCAGCTTTTAACCGCTGCCCAAAATATAAAATACTATGTCGGAGAAGATTACGTCACAAAAGATATAAATGAAACCACATATTCAAAAGAAGAAATTATAGATAAAGGTGCTCTCTTGGACAGCATTGCCAAAAAAACCGAGATAGACTACTTGTATATCTTGGTGAAAAAGGAAAATGATATACGTTACGCATTGATGAGCGACCTTTTAGATGAACTGATAGAGAATCCAACTGCCTACTACTGGCTCTCTTTAAAAGACGCCCAAGATGATTCTTACCTTCTTACCTCTGAGACTTTCGGTAAAGATGAACCTGTTTTTTTAAACAGCACAGATAAATGGGACAGCTACCGCTCTGTTTATCTTCCACAGATTTCATCAGACGGCACCCCGTACATTGCAGGGGCAGACATTACCATCTCACATCTTAGAAAAAACGTAATATCATGGTTAGTCTTAGGAGCTTTTAGATCACTGATTTTTCTGACTCTTTCTCTCCCACTTATATGTGCATTTATGAGACTAAAAAAAGAAAATATAGCGACAAAAAATAAGATAATCAATTTGAACGAGATGGATCATCTAACTAAAACCTTCAATAGAAATAAGGGACTAGAAATTTTGGAGAACATCATAAAAAAAGATAACCTCCAGGACTCTCCCGTCTCTTTATGTCTTGTGGATATACAAAATCTCGCTCATATCAATAATAAACTTGGTATCGCTGCCGGAGACAAGCTAATAAAAATAGTGGGAAATATTCTTTCTTCTAATTTTAGGAAGACAGATGCCGTAGTTCGATTCGAAGGAGATAAGTTCATTGTTATCCTCAAAGGATGCAAGGCTAACTGCCGGGCTGCCCTCATAAAGAGTCTTCAAAACAGACTCTCTCTTTTTAACACATCAAACAAAAAAAATTATTACCTGAAACTTCACATGCTCTTCTGTGCATACAAGGGAGAAACAGCCCAGGAATTTATAGAAAAAGCCTTTCACCAGCTTAATCTTCACAAGAAAAAACAAAGTACCACAGATGCTATTATTCAAGAAGAGATAATCGATGGATTAAACCGCAACGAATTCAGGACCTTCTTCCAGCCCAAAGTTTTTACTAGGGAAAAACAAATAGAGTTTGAAGCTCTCATAAGATGGTTTCATCCTAAAAAGGGGCTGATACCTCCAGATAAGTTTATCCCTATCTCAGAAAAGTCTTTTGTCATACACAACCTCACAAAAAAGGTCTTAAAAGATGCCGTAGACTTTTCACAAAAGACAAATACCAAGGTCTCTGTCAACATCTCCCCTGTTGTTTTTCAGAATCCAAATTTTTCCAAGGAGATAAGGGAAATTTTAAATACACGGGAAATTGCAGAACTCATAGTTTTAGAAATTACCGAAGGAATCGCCTTAGATAATTTCAAGGTGGCAGTAAATAAGATGAAAGAGTTGAATGGTATAGGGGTTGAATTTTCCATAGATGATTTTGGAATAGGTTATTCATCTTTGAGTTATCTCGAGAAACTTCCCATAGCCGAATTAAAAATTGACAAATTATTTGTGAGAAACATCCATACTGACAAAATAAATCCCCTCATAATAAATTTTGTGGTAAAGGTGGGAAAAATATCCGGTTTCAAGGTTATTGCAGAAGGAGTAGAGACAGAAGACCATATAAAAACCCTCACCTCATTGGGTTGTCATAATTTCCAAGGATATTACTTTGATAAACCCCAATCTGCCGAGGTTATTTACGAAAAGTATTCCTCTCCTTTCTATCTCAACATGATAGAAAACCTCAAGAGATAG